GCCTCCGGATCATAACCGAGCGCAGCGATCGCCGCCTTCATGCGCGGAATGTAGCCGTGGTGGTCCGCCCCCCAAATGTTGATGAGCTTTTTGAACCCGCGCCGCAGCTTGTCTTGATGGTAGGCGATGTCCGGAAGCAAGTACGTATATGTGCCGTCCTGCTTAATTAAGACGCGGTCTTTGTCGTCCCCAAACGCCGTCGAACGGAACCATGTCGCCCCGTCCTGCTCGTAAATATAGCCGCGCTCGCGCAAAGTGGAAAGCGCTTCGTCGATTTTTCCGCTTTCATAGAGCGATGTTTCCGAATACCAGACGTCAAACGGCACACGGAAGTCGGCCAAGTCTTTTTTGATTTTTTCAAGCTCATAGCGGAGCCCATAGTCGCGGAAAAAGGCAAGCCTTTCTTCTTCCTCCATTTCGACAAACCGGTCGCCGTACTCTTCGGCAAGCTTTTTGCCGATTTCGACGATATCGTCGCCGTAATAGCCGTCCTCCGGCAACGGCATATCGACACCGAGCGCCTGAAAATAACGGGCTTCGACCGATTTCGCTAAATTGTAAATTTGCTTGCCGGCGTCATTAATATAGTATTCACGCGTCACGTCAAACCCGGCTTTCGCCAAAATGTTGCAAAGCGAATCGCCGACCGCCGCGCCGCGGGCATGACCTAAATGCAGGTCTCCGGTTGGATTGGCCGAGACGAACTCGACTTGCACTTTTTCCCCGTTGCCGACGTTCGATTCGCCATACGCTTGTCCCGCCTGCAAAATCGCCGGCACGACCGCCGTCAAATAGCGGTTGTCCATGTAAAAGTTAATAAACCCCGGCCCGGCGATCTCGATGCGGGCGACCGACATGCGTTCGCGGTCAAGCTGCCCGACGATGGCTTCGGCGATCGCCCGCGGCGGTTTTTTCGCGATGCGGGCGAGCTGCATGGCGATGTTCGTCGAGTAGTCGCCATGCGCCTTGTCGCGCGGCACCTCAAGCAGCACATCCGGCAGCTCGTCGGCCGAAGCCAGCCCTGCTCTTACCGCCGCCTGGCGGATTTCTTCTTTCATCTTTTCCTTGATTTGTCCGACAATGTTCACCGCTTATACCCCCTTAAATGTCAACGTCAACGTATGGCGCCCGCTTCGCTCATCGCCTAGCATCAGTTCATAGGAAAGAAAGAGCCGCCCCTTTTTCCGCTGCTCATCATAGTGAAACTCCATGGAGCTCGTTTTGGCCGCCAGCGCCCATCGTCCAAACGCTGTCCCATAATGGCCCGATGTTTCTTGGCGGCGGCGGAACGTTTGCCGCATCTCGACCGCTCCGGAACGAAGGACGGTCACCTCGTCAGGCGCGATTTTCACAATGTTGTTCACCCGCCCGAGTTCGTTTTCTTCGGCAAACTGCAAATAAACGGTTTCCCCTTTTATGTAATACGTGCCATCCGCCTCAAGCACAACCGTCTCTTGGCGCGGACCGTCGCGAATGACAGCCACTTGGCGGAGGCGCGCCGGGATGCCGTTTGTTTCCTTCATATCGATGAACACACCTTTGCGAACAAACAGTCATAATTTATAGTATAATGAACTGTTTCGCTCCATTCAAGAGGGGACAAACCCGATGGCAGATTTCCGCTCCAGTGGGCAAAAAAAGGGGCTGACCCAAAAGGTTGTTTTTCCTTAAACAAAACACAACATATCGTTTCTTAATGATTGTTTTATACCTACATACGGTAATAAGAAAAGGTGTCCCGATCCTTTTGGGACACCCTCTTTGTTCCATCGGTATTTTATGATGACGCCCGAACATTTTTTAACACGTTAATAGCAAAAAGAATGACACCTATCACGACGAGCACCCCGCCAATCGCTGTCACCGGCACGAACGCTTCGTTGCCGTAAACGACGAAAATGAGACCGATCATCATGACCGGCAGGCCGATATTGTGCAGCCAGAAATGCACTTTCGCCCATTTCGTCGCCGCCGCTTGTGGAAATAAATGATAGATGATGCCAGCAAGCGTCAAGGCCGTCCAGCCAAGCAAGTTGATATGGACATGGACCGGGGTCAGCGCAAACGAATGGGTCATCGACATGCCAAGCCCCATACAGACGCCAATGACAAAGTACACAACGGAAATTTTGATCAGCTTCACGCCCATCTTCATTCCCCCTCTCCTTTTTCTGTAAATACATTACATATTATTACGCTCCGTACGCTCATATTCCTGCATCTTTTGTCCCACCAAAGAAAAAAGCGCCCTCGCAAACTTGCGATTTAGGCGCTTTTTCTCATTTTTCACTTCGCCACCCAGCCAAGCAGCATTTCTCTCACAAGCTTGCT
Above is a window of Geobacillus thermoleovorans DNA encoding:
- the argS gene encoding arginine--tRNA ligase, which produces MNIVGQIKEKMKEEIRQAAVRAGLASADELPDVLLEVPRDKAHGDYSTNIAMQLARIAKKPPRAIAEAIVGQLDRERMSVARIEIAGPGFINFYMDNRYLTAVVPAILQAGQAYGESNVGNGEKVQVEFVSANPTGDLHLGHARGAAVGDSLCNILAKAGFDVTREYYINDAGKQIYNLAKSVEARYFQALGVDMPLPEDGYYGDDIVEIGKKLAEEYGDRFVEMEEEERLAFFRDYGLRYELEKIKKDLADFRVPFDVWYSETSLYESGKIDEALSTLRERGYIYEQDGATWFRSTAFGDDKDRVLIKQDGTYTYLLPDIAYHQDKLRRGFKKLINIWGADHHGYIPRMKAAIAALGYDPEALEVEIIQMVNLYQNGERVKMSKRTGKAVTMRELMEEVGVDAVRYFFAMRSGDTHLDFDMDLAVSQSNENPVYYVQYAHARVSSILRQAEEQHISYDGDLALHHLVETEKEIELLKVLGDFPDVVAEAALKRMPHRVTAYAFDLASALHSFYNAEKVLDLDNIEKTKARLALVKAVQITLQNALALIGVSAPEQM
- a CDS encoding DUF1934 domain-containing protein — translated: MKETNGIPARLRQVAVIRDGPRQETVVLEADGTYYIKGETVYLQFAEENELGRVNNIVKIAPDEVTVLRSGAVEMRQTFRRRQETSGHYGTAFGRWALAAKTSSMEFHYDEQRKKGRLFLSYELMLGDERSGRHTLTLTFKGV